The nucleotide sequence TAATCATTAACCATTTTTTTATCTTTTACTTCTTAAAAATATAGATTTTTCTTATTATAGTTGTACATTAAAAAAAAAGTCGTACTTTTGTCGGTTAATAAATGTCTTTTTTACGCACTAAAATACTCAAAATGAAGTCAAACAAAGTAACTCTTAAAGTTATTGTGAGCTATGTATTGCTCATCTGCGTGTCTATTGTAGCAGGATATGTAGTCTATAAAGAAATACAAAAACTCTCACACCAAGAAGAAATTAACCAGCAAGACAGAAATAAAATTATCCAAATTAGCAAGATACTCACCCTGATGAACGACACCGAAAGCGCAGGAAGGGTCGCTATACGTACCGATGATAGAGAAGCGCTTCAAGTTTTCTTAGAAAAAAATGTTACTTTACAGAATGAGGTACTAAAATTTCGTCGTGATATTACTTCCGAAAGACAGCTCTTAACCCTCGATACTATTACTTCTTTGCTAAATCTTAAAAGTGAAAACTTGCAGGAGTTAAAAGCTTTTCAAGAAAGCGACAGTACTTCTATCATTATTCGCAGTGCCATCAGTAAGCTCTCAAGTTTGGAACCTTATTTAGGTTATGAAGTATATAACAAAACCTATTCCCGACGTAAAAATAGAGAATATACCCCTGTTCCCGCTACTGATATTGCTTCTATCTTAAAGAAATATAAGAATATCAAGATTCCAAAAACGTTCAAAAATACCAAATTCGATAAGGTAGTAATGGAAACGCTTACCTTGCTCAATAAGGTAAATGAAGATACGCAAGAGTCTAAAAGCCAAATTAATGAACGAATGCAAAGCCTTTGGCAAAACGATGTGCGTTTATCTCAAAAACTTGACGACCTACTACATAATTTTGAAGAAGAGGTATTGGCTAATTCACAAAAACTAAGTCAAGAGCGTCGAGCTATTTTTGAGAATAGTAAAAACCTATTGATGTTAGCCTTTTTGGTAGCTTTGGGCATTATTGCCATTTCTTCTATTGTGATTATCAATGATTTTGTTACCTCTCAACGTTATCGTCGTAAACTCGAAACCGCTAACCGGAAATCGTATAACCTACTGAAAAACCGTGAGCAACTCATTTCTATGGTAAGCCACGATTTGCGTACTCCATTGAGTTCTATTGTGGGATATTCCGAATTGCTTAGCAAACAGAAAATCTCCGATAAGGGTAAGAATTATCTTTCACATATCAAGTATTCATCAGAATATATATCTAAATTAGTAGATGAACTATTAGATTATACTCGTATCGAGGCAGGAAAAATATCTGTTGAAAAAGTTCCTTTCAATACCGCCGAAATTATTGATGAGGTAGCCAATAATGTGAAGTCAGCTTATAAAACTAAGGAGATAAACCTTACCTTCACTTTCTCCGAAACGGTAAATAATCTAAACTTTTCAAGCGATGCTTATCGTGTGAAGCAGATATTGTATAACCTCATTTCTAATGCCTTTAAGTTTACCGAACGTGGCAACGTACACATACAAGCCGATGCACGTCCGTTAGGCAACGATGTGTATGAAATAGGTATTGCTGTTACCGATACAGGTATTGGTATAAAGAAAGAACAGCAACAACACATCTTTGATGAGTTTACTCAAGCCAACGATGAGATTTCTAAGCGTTATGGAGGTTCTGGTTTAGGTTTGCATATCTCTCAAAAATTAGCGCATTTGCTCAGAGGTAAGATATATTTAGAGAGTAACGAAGGCAAGGGCAGTACCTTTACCTTACGCTTCTTAGCCGAAAAAGTAGTAGAGCGAACCAAAGCACCTCAAATTATAACCTCAAACAAGCCC is from Capnocytophaga ochracea DSM 7271 and encodes:
- a CDS encoding ATP-binding response regulator translates to MKSNKVTLKVIVSYVLLICVSIVAGYVVYKEIQKLSHQEEINQQDRNKIIQISKILTLMNDTESAGRVAIRTDDREALQVFLEKNVTLQNEVLKFRRDITSERQLLTLDTITSLLNLKSENLQELKAFQESDSTSIIIRSAISKLSSLEPYLGYEVYNKTYSRRKNREYTPVPATDIASILKKYKNIKIPKTFKNTKFDKVVMETLTLLNKVNEDTQESKSQINERMQSLWQNDVRLSQKLDDLLHNFEEEVLANSQKLSQERRAIFENSKNLLMLAFLVALGIIAISSIVIINDFVTSQRYRRKLETANRKSYNLLKNREQLISMVSHDLRTPLSSIVGYSELLSKQKISDKGKNYLSHIKYSSEYISKLVDELLDYTRIEAGKISVEKVPFNTAEIIDEVANNVKSAYKTKEINLTFTFSETVNNLNFSSDAYRVKQILYNLISNAFKFTERGNVHIQADARPLGNDVYEIGIAVTDTGIGIKKEQQQHIFDEFTQANDEISKRYGGSGLGLHISQKLAHLLRGKIYLESNEGKGSTFTLRFLAEKVVERTKAPQIITSNKPANKITIIVIDDDFSILSLIEELLKQKDINAITFNNGKDAFTQMTNHNFDLVITDIQLPEMNGFHFVTLFNEQYKNNPLPVLAITGRRDVPESFYMKSGFSGILPKPFTPEQFYEKLKVFFPKLDTKVEQKTIILTDNVTTGGYTPEVLENFMGDDIEGIVNIYQHFLAETDTNLENLKIYVDNKDYKGIKAIAHKMTSMFAQINAKRESEILIYLNKVTNESISDLHSQIHKLEQLFNNECKPAIESYLKKIMQ